From Roseateles sp. SL47:
CACGCCGGTGATCACCATGCCGCTGTAGCTGTGGCCCACCAGCAGGACCTGCGTCAGTTCCTCGCACTCGATCACGGCTTTGACGTCCTCGATATGCGTCTGCAGGGTGATGGGGGCATGAGGCTGATGGGCGCGCTCGCCGGTGCCGCTCAGGCTGACGGTGAACACGCGGTGGCCGGCGGCACGCAGGGGGCCGAGCACCCGTTGCCAGACCCAGGCGCCGCCCCAGGCGCCATGGACCAGGACGATGGCCGCGCCGCTCATGGCTGGTGCTCCTCGGCGGCAGCCGGTCGGCAAGGCGGGGCGGCATGGGGGTGATCGGCCCCGGGGTGTGGCGCCCGGCGTTGGGGTGGCAGCAGAGAGGGCAGGGTCATGCAATCACTCCTTGTTGGCGCCAGGCGGCGATGGCGTCCGGGCCATGGCCGAGTTCGGCGAGGATGTCGTTGGTGTGTTGTCCAAGCAGCGGCGGCGGCAAGCGGTAGGCCACCGGCGTCGCGGACAGTTTCATCGGACTGGCCACCAGCCGGAGCCGGTCGGTCAGCGGATGCGTCATTGGCACCACCATCTCGCGATACTGCACCTGGGGGTCCTCGAAGACTTCCGCCAGATCATTGATGGCGCCGCCCGGCACCTTGGCGGCCTCCATCGCGCTCAGCCAGTGCTGGCGCGGCTGGCGGGCCATGCACTCGGCCAGCAGGGGCACCAGCGTGTCTCGGTGACGCACCCGTTGGGCGTTGGTGGCAAAGCGGGGGTCTTCGGCCCAGGCGGGCTGCCCCAGGATCTCGCAGAACTTGGCGAACTGGCGGTCATTGCCCACGGCCACGATCAGATGGCCGTCGGCGGCCTGGAAGGTCTGGTAGGGGACGATGTTCTGATGTGCATTGCCCATGCGGCGCGGGGCCTGACCGGTGCAGAGATAGTTGGCGCCCAGGTTGGCCAGCATGGCGACTTGCGTGTCCAGCAGGGCCATGTCGATCTCCTGGCCCTGTCCGGTGGCATCCCGGTGCCGCAGGGCGGCGAGGATGGCCACGGTGGCATACATGCCGGTGAACAGGTCGGCCACGGCCACGCCCACCTTCTGTGGGCCTCCACCTGGCAAGGCGTCCCGTTCGCCGGTGACGCTCATCAGCCCCCCCAGCCCCTGCACCGCATAGTCATAACCGGCCCGGTCGCGGTAGGGGCCGTTCTGACCGAACCCGGTCACCGAGCAGAAGATGAGACGGGGATTGAGCGTGCGCAGGGCCGGCGCATCCAGGCCATACCGTGCGAGGTCACCCACCTTGTAGTTTTCCAGCAGGATGTCCGCCTGACTCGCCAACTCGCGGATCAGGGCCTGGCCGGCGGCGCTGGCAATGTCGATGGCGATGGAGCGCTTGTTGCGATTGGCACCCAGGTAGTAGGCCGCCTCGGAGGTGTCGTCGCCCTGGGCATCCCGCAGGTAGGGCGGGCCCCAGCCACGGGTGTCATCGCCGCCGGGGTGCCCGGCGGCGGGGGGGCGTTCCACCTTGATCACATCAGCGCCCAGATCGGCCAGGGTCTGGCTGCACCAGGGGCCTGCCAGTACGCGGGAAAGGTCCAGCACCCGGACGCCCTGCAGGGCCATGGCCTGGGAGACGGGGGGAGTCGTCGCTTGATTCATGGCAGGCATTGTGGCGCCAGCGCCGGGGTCAAGGCCCCGTCAGCACCACCGAGCTGACAAACACGTCCCAGGCTTCGTCATTGGGGGTGGGGCCCTGTTGCAGCAGTTGGTAGATATAAGGGCCCCTGGCAAAAACAGCCTGCCGCACCGACTGGGCCGGTTGACCGGCGGGTGCGGAAAAGCGCTGCTGTCCGGCGGAAGGGTCAGGGGTCATGCCCTTGATGGTGAGCGGCGCGCTCTCCCCGGGGACCACCAGGGCCGCCATCCGCTCCCGCAGCCGCCGCAGGGCCCCAGGGACTTCCTGTTGGGTCCCCAGGTTCACCCAAGTCAGCGAGTACTGACCGCCCTGTGCCTTGCAGCTGTAGCTGTGGACGCTCATCGGGCGGCCGTCCGGCCCGGGTTGGGGGCGGGTCTCCTGCTCCGGCTTGCAGGGGAACATCAGCCGGGCAGCGGCCCCCTCCGGCGTGATGTCCCGCCAGTTCAGCGACGGCGAACATCCGGCGGTCAGCGCCGTGAGCCCAGTGAGCACCAATCGTGTGCGAGTGATGGAAGCCATTGCCCATTATGTTGGCTCGCCAGCGGGCGGGCATCGCACCGTGAGGCAAACGAATGGGGATAATGAAGTCATGTCCGGCTTGCTCCTGATCGCCCACGCCCCGCTTGCCTCCGCCCTCAAAGAGGTGGCCGAGCACACCTTCCCGCATTGCTCGCTGCAGCTCAGCGTGCTGGACGTCACGCCCGACATGGGGGCGGACGAAGTGGAAGCCCAGGCCCGTGCGCTGATCGAGGCTTCCGGACATCTGCAGACCCTGGTGCTGACGGACGTCTACGGCGCGACCCCTTCCAATGCGGCGCTGCGTCTGCAGGGCGAACAGGTCAAGGTGTTGGCGGGTGTGAATGTGCCTATGCTCTGGCGGTCGCTCTGTTATGCCGGCGAAGGGCTGGAAGCGCTGATGCAGCGCGCCAGCCAAGGCGGCATGCAGGGCATCGTGTACGAACAGCCGACCAACTTTCCGCCTGAACGTTCCTGCTCATGATCAAGTCCACGCTCACCATCAGCAACAAGCTGGGGCTGCATGCCCGCGCCTCGGCCAAATTGACCAAGCTGGCAGGTGGATTCAAGTCCGAGGTCTTCCTCAGCCGCAACGGCCGGCGGGTGAATGCCAAGAGCATCATGGGCGTGATGATGCTGGCCGCCGGGATTGGTGCCGAGGTGGCGCTGGAGACCGAGGGTGAGGATGAGCAGGCGGCCCACGACGCCATCACGGCGCTGGTGAACGACAAGTTCGGCGAAGGGCAGTGAGCCTTCGCTGACCGCCTTGCCGCTCAGGGCATCAAGGCCGGGGCAGGACCCCGGCGTGGCGGATCAGGCGTCTCCGCCCAGGAAATGTCGGCGGTAGCGGGCCGGCAGATCGTTGATGCGCATCATCATCGGCAGGTCGGCGGTGTTGAAGTCCGGATCCCAGGCGGGCCGACCCAGCACACGCGCTCCGCAGCGCAGATAACCC
This genomic window contains:
- a CDS encoding CaiB/BaiF CoA transferase family protein; translated protein: MNQATTPPVSQAMALQGVRVLDLSRVLAGPWCSQTLADLGADVIKVERPPAAGHPGGDDTRGWGPPYLRDAQGDDTSEAAYYLGANRNKRSIAIDIASAAGQALIRELASQADILLENYKVGDLARYGLDAPALRTLNPRLIFCSVTGFGQNGPYRDRAGYDYAVQGLGGLMSVTGERDALPGGGPQKVGVAVADLFTGMYATVAILAALRHRDATGQGQEIDMALLDTQVAMLANLGANYLCTGQAPRRMGNAHQNIVPYQTFQAADGHLIVAVGNDRQFAKFCEILGQPAWAEDPRFATNAQRVRHRDTLVPLLAECMARQPRQHWLSAMEAAKVPGGAINDLAEVFEDPQVQYREMVVPMTHPLTDRLRLVASPMKLSATPVAYRLPPPLLGQHTNDILAELGHGPDAIAAWRQQGVIA
- a CDS encoding PTS sugar transporter subunit IIA, with amino-acid sequence MSGLLLIAHAPLASALKEVAEHTFPHCSLQLSVLDVTPDMGADEVEAQARALIEASGHLQTLVLTDVYGATPSNAALRLQGEQVKVLAGVNVPMLWRSLCYAGEGLEALMQRASQGGMQGIVYEQPTNFPPERSCS
- a CDS encoding HPr family phosphocarrier protein; translated protein: MIKSTLTISNKLGLHARASAKLTKLAGGFKSEVFLSRNGRRVNAKSIMGVMMLAAGIGAEVALETEGEDEQAAHDAITALVNDKFGEGQ